One part of the Dysidea avara chromosome 10, odDysAvar1.4, whole genome shotgun sequence genome encodes these proteins:
- the LOC136237192 gene encoding uncharacterized protein: MNKLILLVLCLGWVHGQDQCVTNYAELENSLLNNPENQYQIAQAFFRPKREIDPVCVITYYYIGVNSSNVVRQNCPTEMIADEDGIIRGCSKWKWCTNSFYMKLNLAQLQDFSFNILVDEISDVHLKLPPLCISSNKTTFEYLLRTTMSLDLFARDQGKLGKGTEFTGYAARFLPRSDDLETLTLMSRPSSTIDHLNEKVIVTVNLYLFDTITLCMSLITLPTFFGSLVTIAYVWLAQYIDGQRKREKNSCQSEGDGSSIEEGKGPPSNEPDKLLITSTNENIVYLTISILVASIVANVIMVLLQLIALQKRYEWFYVYPYVWLWVLVVVKFFTSLSVVYKLQFSSARFFKDDVPVWIETIILWTGCVTIQLLSWHLAFVLLGFILNPLRASLYCAVIFSAVLCFIVLLATVIKTMLILIFSCVIITTYHDDIEYRFPKCLPKPVQFIITMMFGCAAMWKQEHNIKMEQGTTCMCLKMPESLKEKFPFMNVTILMSLTMLWLYMYTYGVFSLQVSITDNVQISGGISPSEAVKLIITNLFMAVLALFATKLFGLRPNCSSSS; encoded by the exons ATGAATAAACTGATTCTACTAGTGTTGTGTCTTGGCTGGGTTCATGGACAAGACCAATGTGTCACTAACTATGCTGAACTTGAAAACAGTCTACTGAACAACCCAGAAAATCAGTACCAAATAGCTCAAGCATTCTTTAGACCAAAAAGAGAGATTGATCCAGTTTGTGTCATTACTTACTACTATATTGGAGTCAACAGTAGTAATGTAGTCAGACAAAACTGTCCAACTGAAATGATAGCTGATGAAGATGGGATAATAAGGGGCTGCTCCAAGTGGAAATGGTGTACTAACTCATTTTACATGAAATTAAATTTAGCTCAACTTCAAGATTTCTCATTTAATATATTAGTTGATGAAATTTCTGATGTTCACCTAAAGCTTCCGCCACTATGCATTAGTAGTAACAAAACAACGTTTGAATATCTCTTGAGAACAACAATGTCG CTTGATTTGTTTGCCAGGGATCAAGGAAAACTTGGTAAAGGAACTGAATTCACTGGATATGCTGCAAGATTTCTTCCTCGTTCTGATGACTTAGAAACATTGACTTTGATGTCCAGACCAAGTTCAACAATTGATCATCTGAATGAAAAGGTGATAGTGACTGTAAATCTGTACCTATTTGACACGATAACACTTTGTATGAGTCTTATTACCTTACCAACATTCTTTGGATCTTTAGTGACCATTGCTTATGTATGGTTAGCACAGTACATTGATGGACAACGCAAAAGAGAAAAAAATTCTTGTCAAAGTGAAGGGGACGGCAGTTCAATTGAGGAAGGCAAAGGTCCACCTTCAAATGAACCTGATAAACTTTTAATCACATCAACAAATGAAAATATAGTATACTTGACTATTAGTATATTGGTTGCCAGCATTGTGGCTAATGTCATAATGGTGCTCTTGCAGCTCATTGCTCTCCAGAAGAGGTATGAATGGTTTTATGTATACCCTTATGTCTGGCTATGGGTACTTGTTGTGGTCAAATTCTTCACTTCATTGTCGGTAGTTTATAAGCTACAGTTTTCCAGTGCAAGATTCTTCAAGGATGATGTCCCTGTTTGGATAGAAACCATTATTTTATGGACCGGATGTGTGACAATACAACTTCTCTCTTGGCATTTAGCATTTGTCTTGCTTGGTTTTATCTTAAATCCACTGAGAGCTTCGCTTTACTGTGCAGTTATATTTTCTGCAGTGCTTTGCTTTATAGTTCTTTTGGCCACAGTCATCAAGACAATGCTTATATTGATATTTAGCTGTGTCATTATAACAACATACCATGATGATATAGAATATAGATTTCCTAAATGTTTACCAAAGCCAGTGCAGTTTATAATCACTATGATGTTTGGTTGTGCTGCCATGTGGAAACAAGAACACAATATAAAGATGGAGCAGGGTACTACGTGTATGTGCCTGAAGATGCCAGAAAGTTTGAAGGAAAAGTTTCCTTTTATGAATGTTACAATACTAATGTCTCTGACAATGCTTTGGctctacatgtatacatatggtGTGTTTAGCCTACAAGTTAGCATTACTGATAATGTGCAGATCAGTGGAGGTATATCACCTAGTGAAGCAGTCAAGCTGATTATAACCAATTTGTTCATGGCAGTGCTAGCCCTGTTTGCTACTAAACTTTTCGGCTTGCGACCAAACTGTTCTTCAAGTTCCTGA